One genomic segment of Acidobacteriota bacterium includes these proteins:
- a CDS encoding permease, which yields MESLGEALYTGAGMLWKALWALAFGYLISAGIQVIVSRAQMGRALGERGLKEGAMAGFFGFVSSSCSFAALAASRTVLVKGAHPSNSMAFLIASTNLVIELGIVLYVLLGWRFVLGNFALGLLMMLYAYLLTRIWLPQDAVDEAREQGEKATQEEEEHGQQEGLHWRDALGSSDGWRRIARSFVMEWKMVWKEILFGFTIAGFISVYIPQSFWNAIFLSEGEPSFFVVLENALVAPVVAFFTFIGSMGNVPLAAMLWSKQTSFGGVMSFLGADLVAATVVWIHVKYYGWKFALYLSGLLYVSMVAAGVSVHYLFAAMNLLPEKRPAVEEMIAFEIDYTFWLNLVFILISASMVWLHTSGKQQNDASAGHEN from the coding sequence ATGGAATCGCTGGGCGAAGCTCTGTACACGGGCGCCGGTATGCTGTGGAAGGCGCTTTGGGCGCTCGCCTTCGGGTATCTCATCTCCGCCGGTATCCAGGTCATCGTCAGTCGTGCGCAGATGGGGAGGGCGCTCGGTGAACGAGGACTGAAAGAGGGGGCGATGGCCGGCTTTTTCGGCTTCGTATCGTCGTCATGCTCGTTTGCGGCGCTCGCGGCCTCGCGCACCGTCCTCGTCAAGGGCGCCCACCCTTCGAACTCCATGGCGTTTCTCATCGCGTCTACCAATCTCGTCATCGAGCTCGGCATCGTCCTGTACGTTCTCCTCGGCTGGAGGTTCGTGCTCGGCAACTTTGCTCTGGGGCTGCTCATGATGCTCTATGCGTATCTCCTCACGAGGATATGGCTCCCACAGGATGCAGTTGATGAAGCAAGGGAGCAGGGGGAAAAGGCGACGCAGGAGGAGGAAGAACACGGCCAGCAGGAGGGATTGCACTGGCGCGACGCCCTCGGCAGCTCCGACGGGTGGAGACGAATCGCCCGCTCGTTCGTCATGGAGTGGAAAATGGTGTGGAAGGAGATCCTGTTCGGTTTCACCATCGCCGGATTCATCTCCGTCTACATTCCGCAGTCGTTCTGGAACGCAATTTTTCTGAGCGAAGGCGAGCCCTCTTTCTTCGTCGTTCTCGAGAATGCACTGGTCGCTCCGGTCGTGGCCTTTTTCACGTTCATTGGCTCGATGGGCAATGTTCCTCTGGCGGCCATGCTGTGGTCCAAGCAGACTTCGTTCGGCGGTGTCATGAGCTTCCTCGGGGCTGATCTCGTCGCCGCCACCGTTGTCTGGATCCACGTCAAGTACTACGGCTGGAAGTTTGCGCTCTACCTTTCAGGCCTGCTCTACGTATCGATGGTCGCCGCCGGTGTCAGTGTCCACTATCTCTTTGCCGCGATGAATCTGTTGCCGGAGAAAAGACCAGCGGTCGAGGAGATGATCGCATTCGAGATCGACTACACCTTCTGGCTCAACCTCGTGTTCATCCTCATCAGCGCCTCGATGGTCTGGCTGCACACCTCGGGAAAGCAGCAGAATGATGCCTCGGCGGGTCATGAGAATTGA
- a CDS encoding vitamin K epoxide reductase family protein, translating to MMSASWSLGASAVVEPSGGREVWLSLEGRVAAMRWSDALSGLLLVVFGWRALRPARPISAWICCFVGIWLTMAPIVFWAPSAALYANGTLVGALVIALTVLIPGMPGMVSFMRMGGDQPPEWSYNPSSWPQRAVLIVLAFGGWIFSRHLAAYQLGYVDQPIEPFFGDGSRRVLDSDMSHSWPISDAALGAFAYTIEFLMAWMGGTARWRTMPWMVTFFGILVIPLGLVHIVLVISQPVVVGAWCTFCLAAALLMLPMIPLQVDEVIAMAQNLREARERGESVWVAFWKGGPAESSVTDERTPQMLEITERPASVAASSLWGLTAPWSLTTSALAGLALMFLPAAFALSGPPAHLFHLGGPIVFVIAVVAMGEPVRLVRWLNVPTGLGLAVLPWMTATPLIVAVLATVTGAAIALLAIPRGSIRESYGSWNRFVR from the coding sequence ATGATGTCCGCGTCCTGGAGCCTCGGCGCCAGTGCCGTCGTGGAACCGAGCGGTGGACGAGAGGTCTGGCTCTCGCTGGAAGGCCGCGTCGCAGCGATGCGCTGGAGCGACGCCCTGAGCGGGCTTCTGCTCGTCGTGTTCGGCTGGAGAGCCCTGCGGCCAGCCCGTCCGATCAGCGCGTGGATCTGTTGTTTCGTCGGCATCTGGCTGACGATGGCGCCAATTGTGTTCTGGGCGCCTTCTGCGGCTCTCTATGCGAATGGGACGCTCGTCGGTGCTCTCGTGATTGCGCTGACGGTCCTGATTCCCGGCATGCCCGGCATGGTGTCGTTCATGCGCATGGGAGGGGATCAACCGCCGGAATGGAGCTACAACCCGTCGAGCTGGCCGCAGCGGGCAGTTCTGATCGTGCTTGCATTCGGAGGGTGGATCTTCTCGCGGCACCTCGCGGCGTACCAGCTCGGATATGTCGACCAGCCCATTGAGCCTTTCTTCGGCGATGGGAGCCGTCGCGTCCTCGATTCGGACATGTCCCACTCATGGCCGATCTCCGACGCGGCACTGGGTGCATTCGCCTACACAATCGAATTTCTCATGGCCTGGATGGGAGGGACCGCCCGCTGGCGGACGATGCCGTGGATGGTGACGTTCTTCGGAATTCTTGTCATCCCGCTCGGGCTCGTACACATCGTGCTGGTGATCTCGCAGCCTGTCGTCGTCGGTGCGTGGTGCACGTTCTGCCTCGCCGCCGCACTTCTGATGCTTCCGATGATTCCGCTACAGGTGGACGAGGTGATCGCGATGGCGCAGAACCTGCGGGAGGCGCGCGAACGCGGCGAATCCGTCTGGGTTGCATTCTGGAAAGGAGGGCCTGCCGAGAGCAGCGTAACCGACGAGCGGACGCCGCAAATGCTCGAGATTACCGAACGGCCCGCATCGGTGGCCGCCTCATCGCTGTGGGGATTGACGGCACCCTGGAGCCTCACCACCTCGGCTCTTGCCGGACTTGCGCTGATGTTCCTGCCGGCGGCCTTCGCTCTATCAGGCCCGCCGGCTCACCTCTTTCACCTTGGAGGGCCTATCGTCTTCGTGATCGCGGTGGTCGCCATGGGAGAACCGGTTCGGCTCGTGCGGTGGCTGAATGTTCCGACCGGACTCGGGCTGGCCGTCCTCCCCTGGATGACCGCAACCCCTCTCATCGTCGCCGTGCTCGCCACGGTGACCGGTGCCGCGATTGCCCTTCTGGCGATTCCTCGGGGATCGATCCGCGAGTCATACGGGAGCTGGAACAGATTCGTCCGTTGA
- a CDS encoding DUF2007 domain-containing protein, which translates to MPRSEGAERQFVTIASVPSLMEAELVKGLLRSGEIDAIIPDSEMLRMEPHLAHVLTASSGFEVQVPREDVEAAREMLDSGPVEDDEQGTRDDHPECPRCSTPLARVSSPDAARIATEKCLRCGYVPAPPSPVPGILFGFASAVLAALLIYAGGFSTSTLIGVLIIAVAFRTGWQKLTGDEKK; encoded by the coding sequence GTGCCGAGATCTGAGGGGGCGGAGAGGCAGTTCGTCACGATCGCCAGCGTCCCCTCGCTGATGGAAGCAGAGCTCGTGAAAGGGCTTCTTCGCTCGGGGGAGATCGACGCGATCATCCCGGACTCCGAGATGCTCCGGATGGAACCGCATCTGGCTCACGTGCTCACGGCCAGTTCGGGATTCGAGGTTCAGGTTCCTCGGGAGGATGTCGAAGCTGCGCGCGAGATGCTCGACTCCGGGCCGGTCGAAGACGACGAACAGGGAACGCGGGATGACCATCCGGAGTGTCCCCGCTGCTCCACTCCGCTCGCCCGCGTATCGTCGCCCGACGCCGCGCGCATCGCGACCGAGAAGTGCCTCCGTTGCGGCTACGTTCCGGCTCCGCCATCGCCCGTGCCGGGAATCCTCTTCGGTTTCGCCTCGGCGGTCCTCGCAGCGCTTCTGATCTACGCCGGGGGCTTCTCGACCAGCACGCTGATCGGCGTCCTGATCATCGCCGTCGCCTTCAGGACGGGCTGGCAGAAACTGACCGGCGACGAGAAAAAATGA
- a CDS encoding ion transporter — MLVSETPRERVRRIIFGHDTPAGRAFDVGLIIAIVLSVVVVCVDSVARYHREAGDFLVAAEWFFTILFTIEYIARIWSAGRRRAYVFSFFGIVDLLAILPTWLSLVVPGTQFLATIRVLRVLRIFRVLKLVQFVGGAEVLARALRASIHKITVFLFVVLTIVVIVGSMMYLIEGPEAGFVNIPTGIYWAIVTLTTVGFGDITPITTLGKALASVLMIMGYGIIAVPTGIVTVEMSRLQPTLRSLRCGSCGLADHQVDAVYCRGCGAEI; from the coding sequence ATGCTCGTGAGCGAGACGCCCCGCGAACGTGTTCGTCGGATCATCTTCGGGCACGACACTCCGGCGGGGAGAGCCTTCGACGTCGGCCTCATCATCGCCATCGTTCTGAGCGTCGTCGTGGTCTGCGTCGACAGCGTCGCGCGCTACCATCGCGAAGCCGGCGACTTTCTCGTCGCCGCCGAATGGTTTTTCACCATTCTGTTCACCATCGAGTACATCGCCAGGATCTGGTCCGCCGGCCGAAGGCGAGCCTACGTCTTCAGCTTCTTCGGCATCGTCGATCTGCTCGCCATCCTGCCGACATGGCTGAGTCTCGTGGTGCCCGGCACCCAGTTCCTCGCAACGATCCGGGTTCTGCGCGTGCTCAGGATCTTTCGGGTCCTCAAGCTCGTGCAGTTCGTCGGAGGCGCCGAGGTTCTTGCGCGGGCGCTCCGTGCGAGCATTCACAAGATCACCGTTTTTCTCTTCGTCGTTCTCACGATCGTGGTGATCGTCGGATCGATGATGTACCTGATCGAAGGTCCGGAGGCGGGATTCGTAAACATTCCGACCGGGATCTACTGGGCGATCGTCACGCTGACGACTGTCGGCTTCGGCGACATCACTCCGATCACGACCCTCGGCAAGGCTCTCGCTTCGGTTCTGATGATCATGGGATACGGAATCATCGCGGTGCCGACGGGGATCGTGACGGTCGAGATGAGCCGGTTGCAGCCGACGCTCCGTTCCCTCCGCTGCGGCAGCTGCGGACTCGCGGATCATCAGGTCGACGCGGTTTACTGCCGGGGATGTGGTGCCGAGATCTGA
- the coaE gene encoding dephospho-CoA kinase (Dephospho-CoA kinase (CoaE) performs the final step in coenzyme A biosynthesis.), whose amino-acid sequence MLRTGLTGGIGAGKTTVARLLAGLGCFVVDADRIVSDLYRPGAPGFAVVVEHYGRGILDSRGELDRAKLAKIAFSSNEEAARLNSLIHPLVIAREEKIIEDEIERFPESHRIVVVEATLLIEAGGRERYDRIIVVDARPEIQLKRARERGMRKADVERRMSRQMAREDRLAAADFVIHNDGDMVELEREVVRVHAMLSLDLERLVRGEELEARERGSS is encoded by the coding sequence ATTCTCCGGACCGGCCTGACCGGGGGAATCGGAGCCGGCAAGACGACTGTCGCCCGCCTTCTGGCCGGGCTCGGGTGCTTCGTCGTCGATGCCGACCGGATCGTCTCCGACCTCTATCGTCCGGGCGCTCCCGGGTTCGCGGTCGTCGTCGAGCATTACGGCCGAGGCATTCTCGACTCCCGGGGCGAGCTCGACCGGGCGAAGCTCGCGAAGATCGCTTTCTCGTCGAACGAAGAAGCGGCCCGGCTCAACTCGCTGATCCATCCTCTCGTGATCGCCCGGGAGGAGAAGATCATCGAGGACGAGATCGAGAGATTTCCGGAGAGCCACCGGATCGTCGTGGTCGAGGCCACGCTTCTCATCGAAGCCGGAGGCCGTGAGCGCTACGACCGGATCATCGTCGTGGACGCCCGGCCGGAGATCCAGCTGAAGCGCGCTCGCGAGCGCGGCATGCGGAAAGCCGACGTCGAGCGGCGGATGTCGCGCCAGATGGCGAGAGAGGATCGCCTCGCCGCGGCCGATTTCGTGATCCACAATGATGGCGACATGGTCGAGCTCGAGCGCGAGGTCGTCCGCGTCCACGCCATGCTCTCCCTCGATCTCGAACGGCTCGTCCGCGGAGAAGAGCTCGAAGCGAGGGAACGGGGCTCCTCCTGA
- a CDS encoding bifunctional 5,10-methylenetetrahydrofolate dehydrogenase/5,10-methenyltetrahydrofolate cyclohydrolase, whose translation MTGRTIDGKEVAKTVELEVRSAVSELAGREITPGLVAVRVGDDPASEIYVRNKAAKARELGIRGEQKHLPGDVRQKDLENVIDELNENDEVDGILLQLPIPGHLDSESLLRRIDPAKDVDGFHPINVGNLQLGRKSLVPCTPAGCIRLINSTGESIEGKHAVVVGRSDIVGKPVAALLLREHATVTICHSRTKNLEEVIGRGEIVVAAVGRPFMIPGSAIREGAIVIDVGINRIGASDPLAARLGDAKRAALEKRGSVIVGDVEFDQAAKRAGWITPVPGGVGPMTIAMLMSNTVEAAKGRRG comes from the coding sequence ATGACGGGCCGGACCATTGACGGCAAAGAGGTGGCGAAGACGGTCGAGCTCGAGGTTCGCTCCGCGGTGAGCGAGCTCGCGGGGCGGGAGATCACTCCCGGACTCGTTGCGGTCCGGGTCGGAGACGATCCCGCATCCGAGATTTACGTTCGGAACAAGGCGGCAAAAGCACGGGAGCTCGGGATTCGTGGAGAGCAGAAGCACCTGCCGGGCGACGTCCGTCAGAAAGATCTCGAGAACGTGATCGACGAGCTCAACGAGAATGACGAGGTCGACGGGATCCTTCTGCAGCTTCCGATTCCCGGCCATCTCGATTCCGAGTCGCTTCTTCGAAGAATCGATCCGGCGAAGGACGTCGACGGCTTTCATCCGATCAACGTCGGAAACCTCCAGCTCGGACGGAAGTCGCTCGTTCCCTGCACACCCGCGGGCTGCATTCGGCTCATCAACTCGACCGGCGAATCGATCGAGGGGAAGCATGCCGTCGTCGTCGGCCGGAGCGACATCGTCGGCAAGCCGGTCGCCGCGCTTCTCCTTCGCGAGCATGCAACCGTGACGATCTGTCATTCGCGAACGAAGAATCTCGAAGAGGTGATCGGGCGGGGAGAGATCGTCGTCGCCGCGGTGGGCCGGCCGTTCATGATTCCGGGGTCGGCCATCCGGGAAGGGGCGATCGTGATCGACGTCGGCATCAACCGCATCGGGGCGAGCGATCCGCTCGCCGCAAGGCTGGGCGACGCTAAGCGTGCCGCGCTCGAAAAGCGGGGCTCGGTGATCGTCGGCGACGTCGAATTCGATCAGGCCGCGAAGCGCGCCGGATGGATCACACCCGTTCCAGGAGGGGTCGGGCCGATGACGATCGCGATGCTGATGAGCAACACCGTCGAAGCGGCTAAAGGACGGCGGGGATGA
- a CDS encoding ubiquinone/menaquinone biosynthesis methyltransferase — protein sequence MFARIAPRYDLANRLLSMRQDVGWRKRISARLLDSPGRVLDVASGTGDLAADLLRFGGHRVVASDFTFEMLHAGRPRYERFGISPIAGDALALPFADDTFDGVTVSFGIRNFADPLAGLQEMRRVLREGGACGVLEFSHPHTPLRFVYRPYMRHVLPLLGGFISGSRAPYQYLVDSIDGFPEGERFVELMREAGFSSVERAPLSGGIATFYRGVK from the coding sequence ATGTTCGCCCGAATTGCGCCACGATACGATCTGGCCAACCGCCTCCTCTCGATGCGCCAGGACGTCGGATGGCGAAAGCGTATTTCGGCACGCCTCCTCGATTCCCCGGGCCGGGTCCTCGACGTCGCCTCGGGGACGGGCGACCTCGCGGCCGACCTGCTGCGATTCGGAGGCCACCGTGTGGTCGCTTCCGACTTCACATTCGAGATGCTGCATGCCGGTCGCCCCCGGTACGAGCGGTTCGGGATCAGTCCGATCGCCGGCGACGCGCTGGCGCTTCCGTTCGCCGACGACACCTTCGACGGGGTCACCGTTTCGTTCGGCATCCGGAACTTTGCCGATCCGCTCGCCGGACTGCAGGAGATGCGCAGAGTCCTCCGCGAGGGGGGCGCCTGTGGTGTCCTGGAGTTCTCCCATCCCCACACTCCCCTCCGTTTCGTTTATCGTCCCTACATGCGCCACGTTCTTCCCCTGCTCGGCGGGTTCATCAGCGGCTCGAGGGCTCCCTACCAATATCTCGTCGATTCGATCGACGGCTTTCCCGAAGGAGAACGCTTCGTCGAGTTGATGCGCGAAGCAGGCTTTTCGTCAGTCGAGAGAGCTCCATTGTCCGGTGGCATCGCCACTTTCTATCGAGGTGTGAAATGA
- the rlmB gene encoding 23S rRNA (guanosine(2251)-2'-O)-methyltransferase RlmB, whose translation MIVYGVNPVLEALRASPERIRWIGIRKGSKEQRLGRLAEEARKAGVPVRPVDDAAIRRQVPRDAVHNGVIAEVGEVALVDPWPIIKAESTSLIVILDQVSDPHNVGAIIRNADALGADLVVVPEHRSAALNAAVVKSSAGAASWVPVAQVTNLARLLDDLKEEGYWSYGLDAEGHPIEEARFGGRVVIVLGSEGKGLRPNVRKHCDAVLSIPMSGHVDSLNVASAAAITLWEVARQRRSSSA comes from the coding sequence GTGATCGTCTACGGCGTGAACCCCGTCCTCGAAGCGCTTCGAGCGAGCCCGGAGCGAATCCGGTGGATCGGGATTCGGAAGGGATCGAAGGAGCAGCGGCTCGGCCGGCTGGCCGAGGAGGCGAGAAAGGCCGGCGTACCGGTACGTCCGGTCGATGATGCCGCGATCCGCCGGCAGGTGCCGCGCGATGCGGTTCATAACGGGGTGATCGCGGAGGTCGGTGAGGTCGCGCTGGTCGATCCCTGGCCGATCATCAAAGCCGAGTCGACATCGCTCATCGTGATCCTCGACCAGGTGAGCGATCCACACAACGTCGGCGCGATCATCCGGAACGCGGACGCGCTCGGTGCGGATCTGGTCGTGGTGCCGGAGCATCGGAGCGCTGCGCTCAACGCCGCCGTGGTCAAAAGCTCGGCGGGTGCTGCCTCATGGGTACCGGTCGCGCAGGTGACCAACCTGGCGAGACTGCTCGACGATCTGAAGGAGGAGGGATACTGGTCGTACGGGCTCGACGCCGAGGGGCACCCGATCGAGGAGGCGAGGTTCGGTGGCCGGGTCGTGATCGTTCTCGGGAGCGAGGGGAAGGGGCTCCGTCCGAATGTCCGGAAGCATTGTGACGCGGTGCTCTCGATTCCGATGTCGGGTCACGTCGACTCGCTCAACGTAGCCTCGGCGGCGGCGATCACTTTGTGGGAGGTTGCGCGGCAGCGCCGCTCGAGCTCTGCGTGA
- a CDS encoding CHASE domain-containing protein: MQKNDKRPNTRRRGFIPAIILITSLVATGLTAWYVSSTNRDRDQRRIRNAAEGVRDSIQDRIELHVNLLLGTAGLFASNDQVTEEDFRSYVERLNLETRHPGVQGVGYSARIRKGEELDIGNVVHSRLSDIEFWPATDAPEFHAILFLEPLDERNRAAIGYDMFSESTRRAAMVRARDTGQPTASGRVTLVQEIDDDVQSGFLIYVPVYAGERTSETVEERRENLQGFVHSPFRVTDLLRGVFGTEIRPQVAFRVYDGSIEDEQLIYQSPQWERSAADSRAEALRTTMPLEVEGRTWILEFVPSLAFIAYSPRDQVPLILAGGLFISLLLYLLSRSQSQARRSAEQLASDLRDANELLEQSERRMRRLVEANIIGIAFGNEQGEIIDANDAFFDLIGLDVYTTDALTMEQLTPPDQLPADRRAFSLMRKTGQYGPWEKTLLRVDGTPVPVLMGIAQLPESENHWVGFVLGLQELKRIELELREEKETLETITRVNQEISAELLSKGVIRTVVDASTRLCGARWGAFIPNPESSSLEDLSHGSLPFDPGSALGRTVSSGELVRLEDAAHHFPVREDPPVRSYLGVPLISRSGEILGGLILAHPQPARFGSREEQIVRGLAAQAAVAIDNARLFEEARRERNVAEEANRAKDSFLASLSHELRTPMTAILGWVRMLEIGIEGEEYEEAVSAIQRSARIQAQLIEDLLDVSRITSGKLRIEPQPVALRSVLEDAVDAILPQFAHHDVSIDVDSEPLDGIIVSADRARLQQAFWNLLSNAIKFSPENGRVEVRSIVTPSSVTIEIQDWGEGIDPEVLPRIFERFRQADASSTRSFGGLGLGLAIVEYVIETHGGKVKAESPGRGRGSTFSITLPRSDAILTDSESQDEGDLVPLTGRKVLVVEDEPDVRSFVAVLLRQCGATVVAVDSAAAAIDALEKTSDFDVIVSDIAMPKQDGKEMIRRIRQMPTYASALPAIALTAYARLDDRDAILAAGFNRYHLKPIDPGDLTRDVHDLTQSSSGAAAQPPTK, translated from the coding sequence ATGCAGAAGAACGACAAACGCCCGAATACCAGGCGCCGGGGGTTCATCCCGGCGATCATTCTGATCACCTCGCTCGTCGCAACCGGGCTCACCGCGTGGTACGTCTCCTCGACCAACCGGGATCGGGACCAGAGACGGATCAGGAATGCAGCCGAGGGCGTCCGTGACAGCATTCAGGACAGAATCGAGCTGCATGTGAATCTCCTCCTGGGCACCGCGGGGCTGTTTGCGTCGAATGATCAGGTCACCGAGGAGGACTTCAGGTCGTACGTCGAGCGACTCAACCTGGAAACCCGGCACCCCGGAGTCCAAGGCGTCGGATATTCGGCGAGAATCCGAAAGGGAGAGGAGCTCGATATCGGCAATGTCGTCCATTCCCGGCTGAGCGACATCGAGTTCTGGCCAGCCACCGACGCTCCCGAATTTCATGCGATTCTCTTTCTCGAGCCTCTCGACGAACGGAACCGGGCGGCGATCGGGTACGACATGTTCAGCGAGTCCACCAGGCGAGCCGCGATGGTTCGCGCCCGCGACACGGGACAGCCGACGGCCTCTGGCCGCGTCACGCTCGTGCAGGAGATCGACGATGACGTTCAGTCCGGCTTCCTCATTTACGTCCCCGTCTACGCGGGCGAAAGAACATCGGAAACAGTGGAAGAGCGGAGGGAGAATCTCCAGGGATTCGTCCACAGCCCCTTTCGGGTGACCGATCTTCTCCGCGGCGTTTTCGGAACCGAGATCCGTCCGCAGGTGGCCTTCCGCGTTTACGACGGCTCGATCGAAGACGAACAACTGATTTACCAGTCACCGCAATGGGAACGGTCCGCTGCGGATTCGAGGGCGGAGGCGCTTCGGACGACGATGCCTCTCGAGGTCGAGGGGAGAACCTGGATCCTCGAGTTCGTTCCATCTCTCGCCTTCATCGCCTATTCCCCTCGCGATCAGGTACCGCTGATCCTCGCGGGAGGTCTCTTCATCAGCCTTCTTCTGTACCTTCTGAGCCGGAGCCAGTCCCAGGCCCGTCGTTCCGCCGAACAGCTCGCCTCCGATCTCCGCGACGCCAACGAGCTTCTCGAACAAAGCGAGAGGCGCATGCGGCGATTGGTCGAAGCGAACATCATCGGAATCGCGTTCGGAAACGAACAGGGGGAGATCATCGATGCCAACGATGCATTCTTCGATCTGATCGGGCTCGACGTCTACACCACCGACGCGCTGACGATGGAACAACTGACGCCCCCCGATCAGCTGCCCGCCGACCGGCGCGCGTTCTCGCTGATGCGTAAAACCGGTCAGTACGGGCCGTGGGAGAAAACCCTGCTGCGCGTCGACGGTACTCCGGTACCTGTCCTCATGGGAATCGCACAGCTCCCGGAAAGCGAGAACCATTGGGTCGGGTTCGTGCTCGGTCTTCAGGAGCTCAAGAGAATCGAGCTCGAGCTTCGGGAAGAGAAGGAGACGCTCGAGACCATCACCCGAGTGAATCAGGAAATCTCGGCGGAACTGCTGTCGAAGGGTGTGATCCGGACGGTCGTCGATGCATCCACGAGGCTCTGCGGCGCGCGCTGGGGCGCTTTCATACCGAATCCGGAGAGCTCGTCTCTCGAGGATCTGTCGCATGGATCGCTTCCGTTCGATCCCGGTTCTGCGCTGGGGCGAACCGTCAGCTCCGGCGAGCTCGTACGGCTGGAGGATGCGGCCCATCACTTCCCTGTTCGTGAAGATCCCCCGGTGCGCAGTTACCTCGGAGTGCCGCTGATCTCCCGGTCCGGGGAGATTCTCGGAGGTCTGATCCTGGCGCACCCGCAGCCCGCGCGATTCGGCTCCCGCGAGGAACAGATCGTTCGGGGGCTCGCTGCACAGGCAGCGGTCGCCATCGACAATGCACGCCTCTTCGAGGAAGCCCGACGGGAAAGAAATGTCGCCGAGGAAGCGAATCGAGCGAAGGACAGTTTCCTCGCGAGTCTGTCTCACGAGCTGCGAACTCCGATGACTGCCATCCTCGGATGGGTCCGAATGCTCGAGATCGGAATAGAAGGCGAAGAGTATGAGGAAGCCGTCTCGGCAATCCAGCGCAGCGCGAGAATTCAGGCGCAGCTGATCGAGGACCTGCTCGACGTTTCTCGCATCACGAGCGGAAAGTTGCGGATCGAGCCGCAGCCTGTCGCTCTTCGCTCGGTTCTCGAGGACGCTGTCGATGCCATACTTCCTCAGTTTGCTCACCACGACGTCTCCATCGACGTCGATTCAGAGCCGCTCGACGGGATCATCGTGTCGGCCGACCGGGCAAGACTTCAGCAGGCATTCTGGAATCTTCTCTCCAACGCGATCAAGTTCTCGCCGGAGAACGGTCGGGTCGAGGTTCGATCCATCGTCACTCCGAGCTCGGTCACGATCGAGATCCAGGACTGGGGGGAGGGGATCGATCCGGAGGTTCTGCCGCGCATTTTCGAAAGATTCCGCCAGGCCGATGCTTCGTCCACGCGTTCGTTCGGAGGTCTGGGACTCGGTCTCGCGATCGTCGAGTACGTCATCGAAACGCACGGGGGGAAGGTGAAAGCGGAAAGCCCCGGTCGCGGTCGCGGGTCGACCTTCTCGATCACTCTTCCGCGAAGCGACGCGATTCTCACCGATAGTGAATCGCAGGACGAAGGCGATCTGGTTCCCCTGACGGGGAGAAAAGTTCTGGTCGTCGAGGACGAGCCGGACGTCCGCTCGTTCGTCGCCGTCCTCTTACGCCAGTGCGGCGCCACTGTCGTCGCCGTCGATTCGGCAGCCGCGGCAATCGATGCGCTCGAAAAAACGAGCGACTTCGACGTCATCGTCAGCGACATCGCAATGCCGAAGCAGGACGGCAAGGAGATGATTCGTCGCATCCGGCAGATGCCGACGTACGCCTCCGCCCTGCCCGCGATCGCTCTGACAGCCTATGCACGCCTCGATGATCGCGACGCAATTCTGGCCGCGGGCTTCAATCGCTACCACCTGAAACCGATCGATCCCGGCGACCTGACCCGCGACGTACACGATCTCACGCAGAGCTCGAGCGGCGCTGCCGCGCAACCTCCCACAAAGTGA